TTTACATTTTCAGCTGAAACGAGTTGAATCGAATTGAATGAAGTTGAGCTGATATGAACCAaactgaatgaagctgaattcagagttaatttgtgaagagatgaactgaactgaactgactGAAGCTAACCTGAGCTGAATTAAACAGAGCCAAACTAAATAAAAAAGAGCTAAAATAAAGCAAAAAAGAACATGACCTTATAGAGTATGAAAAGTTCTTGTGTCCCTCGGGAGTACGGTACTCCGTACACCCAAAGCCAATTCACTAAATgaaatattataatgacttagtGTAAGGAATACCATACTCCCGGAGGACACCAAGATTTTTCATAGAGTCTAGTCTCatatacacaaacacaaaccccaAATATGAAAAAACCCACCCACAATCATATACCCATGATAAGTTCACCCCCTCATAACCCAGCAAAAATAGAAATGGGCTAAAAAGCCCAAATAATAACCCATCCAATCCAATtcctaaaaccctaaacctttctCCCACCCAATCAATAAAATCATCTTAAGCCTCCACATTTATAAACCCTCCTCATTCCGCCAAACCttaaaaccctaattcccaaatcgCCAAATTACACCTTCAACAAAAACCCTAACAATGGCGGAAGTCGATGTTTCTCGCTCCGACAAGAAGAAGAAGTCAAAGTCCAAGCAAAATGATACCGCTGATGAAACCGTCACTGCTGAAATTGACACTTCAACCTTCGATTTCTTAATCAAACCGTCTCAAATCACCCCACCTACTGACACTTCTGAGTGGCCGATTCTACTGAAGAACTACAACCGTCTCAACGTCCGTACCGGTCACTACACTCCTCTGCCTTCTGGGTTTTCGCCATTGAAGCGGCCATTAACGGAGTATATAAGGTATGGTGTTCTTAACCTTGATAAACCTGCGAATCCCTCGTCTCACGAGGTTGTTGCTTGGATTAAAAGGATTCTTAAGGTTGAGAAAACGGGTCATAGTGGTACACTTGACCCGAAAGTCACTGGTAATTTAATTGTTTGTATTGAACGGGCGACCCGTTTAGTGAAATCGCAGCAAGGTGCTGGAAAAGAGTATGTTTGTGTTGCTAGGTTGCATTCTGGTGTACCCGATGTTGCGAAAGTAGCGAGGGCGTTAGAGACCTTGACTGGTGCTGTGTTTCAGCGTCCGCCGTTGATTTCGGCGGTGAAGCGACAACTTAGGATTAGGACAATTTATGAGAGTAAGTTGTTGGAGTATGATGCCGATAGGCATTTGGTTGTGTTTTGGATTAGTTGTGAGGCGGGTACGTATGTGAGGACTCTGTGTGTTCATTTAGGGTTGTTGCTTGGTGTTGGTGGGCATATGCAGGAACTGAGACGGGTGCGGTCTGGTATTAATGGTGAAAAGGATAATATGGTGACAATGCATGATGTTATGGATGCTCAGTGGATGTATGAGAATTATAGGGATGAGAGTTATTTAAGGCGGGTTATTATGCCTTTGGAGGTGTTGTTGACGAGTTATAAGAGGTTGGTTGTTAAGGATTCGGCTGTGAATGCGATATGTTATGGTGCTAAGTTGATGATTCCGGGGTTGTTAAGGTTTGAGAATGATGTTGAGGTTGGTGAGGAGGTTGTGCTTATGACTACTAAAGGTGAGGCGATTGCGCTTGGGATTGCTGAGATGACCACTGCTGTTATGGCGACTTGTGATCACGGGACTGTGGCCAAGATTAAGAGGGTTATTATGGATAGGGATACTTATCCTAGGAAGTGGGGGCTTGGGCCAAAGGCGAGTATGAAGAAGAAGTTGATTTCTGAGGGGAAGTTGGATAAGCATGGGAAGCCGAATGAGAAGACTCCGAGTGAGTGGGCGAGGAATATGCCTTTGCCTACTGGTGGTGATGCTGTGGTTGCTAAAATTGCTGCCTCGGCTGATGATGCAGTCAAGGTGGATGGAGAGGTGGCTGTTgaggagaaggagaagaagcaCAAGAGGAAGTTGGAGGAGGTTGATGCTGTTAGCCCTGCTGATGCTGCCAAGAAGGTGAAggttgatgaggaagttgatgtcgGGAGTGAGAAGAAAgacaagaaaaagaagaagaaaaaggaggaGGCCGAGGAAGCCTCTCCTGAAGTGAAGTCATCATCCAAGaaggaaaagaagaagaaagacaAAGAGGAGAAGAAGTCTGAGGCTTCGGATGAGGAAAAGtccgaaaagaagaaaaagaagaagaagagcaaggaTGTGGAAAATGGCGATGATGCCCCTGTAGAGGCAGAGGAAGAAAGCAGGAGCGAGAAAAAGAAAgacaagaaggagaagaagaaaaagaaggatAAAGATGGTGATGaagaatgaaataaaattatCGATATTATGTGTCAATCGAATTAGTATTTAGATGATGTGTATGTTCTATCGTTCTTCTTAACTCTCACATTATGGTTTTAAGTTTTAAGTTTTTGTATTGTTTTTAATGTATTTCGATCAGAACTATGGTTGCGGCTTTAGATGTTCATTTCCGGGCTTCTGTCCCTTTCATCAGCTCGTTTTGCTGTTCGAGCTATAATATCAATCTTCCTTTTGTTTGTTATCTTGAATGTTTATAATTAGATCATCTGTTTAGAGCCGTTGTGTACTGTGGTTTTTCACTGTCCCTTTTTACTAGTTAAGTTGATACTCCGTATTATCTACCTTTTGCTGTGGATGTTGGATTCTATTAGTGGTTTTTTCATTATCGGCTCCTTTACAGTTCTACTTTACACATCAAATGCATTTTTGTTCAACTATCCCTTTGCTATTTTTGCTCGATTTTGACTTTTGAGGTTAGCACAAGCCCTCTATGGTGATGGTATCTAGTCATGCTAAACTAAAACTTATTCTGGTATTCCCTCTTCAAAAGACTTGATCCTTTGGAGATCAAGTCAATAGAGGAGAACTGCTTCGCACTTTGCCCTGTTAGTTTACACCGGGTTTGTGATTTACTCGCTGACTATTACTCAGGCAGAGTCAGACTGGTCTAATTTCATTTAGGAGTATTTGTTATTCCTTTTTCAAATTCCTATATTTCAACTATTCCTTGTCGTCAAATAATTTATGAAAATCTCGCCATGTATTTTTACTCAAGTGTAGGTCAACTATTCCTTTTGAAATTTATTGCCAAAGGATTGGACCCAGATTTATATACTGACATGTTATTTCGGTTCCATTCCCATTGCATCAATCCATGGCTGCGGAATACTACCAAGATCGAACACAAACTGATCAGGCCAGAAGCTATTGCTCTGATCATTTCTGAGGAAATGAGATTGAGAATCATCACTATCAAAGATGGTGACAGATCTTGGTTTGATAACTTGATCCAAAGAAATCGATTGAATCATGAAGATGAAGAGGCATACTCGTCAAGGAAAACGGGATAGAAAGGTAATTAAGGAGATAAGGTTTGGTCTTATTGGGCCTCTCCTTGTCTCGGTTAGATACTCGACCCACTAATTTCTAAACTGTAACCGATTTCGAGTGCTTTATTAAATTTCTTATATTTCATCTAAAAAAATTATGTGATCACACATGCATTTGTGTGAAGATTTCAGACGGAATAGTCCGTTTGTTTGAAATGAGATATTAGTGAAGTAAATTACCAATTACTCAGTACCACTTACCAATTACGTTTCATTTACTACACATAACAAgaggaattttttttaaaatgaggTTTAAATccaaaatatttacaaaaataacgCTCCTTTCAAACTATTTACAaaaaaaatgggtccacgtcattaatggaggaattgttttttttttttttttttttttttttttactgaaaTTGAAACTTCTCGCTGTGTAAGACGGCGAGTAGTTCTCACTCCATTTGCTCCTTGCCATGCTACTTTCATCGCCTTCGTTTTTCGTGCTCCGACCACCAAACAACAAAATAATGACACCATTCTCTTCTTCACACTCCCCTTATCAAGTATACATCTTTTTTGGAGTGATTAGCTTAATAGTTTGTAAAGAAAACAGGGCACAATATTACCGTTTACAAAACTGTTTCTGCTATTTCGGTTTTGCGGCAAACGAAATTATACGATTTACTCAAGTTGAGATGACTTCTTTAGGTCTTTGAATGATGAGACTTTCCGTGCTCATTTGTTCCTGGTTTGCATGATCACTCTTGGCTTATGGAGTTATGGCTATATCAACTTCGTGGCCAGATTTTGGTACTCATTTAACCGAAACCGTAGATGCAATTATGTGAACGGCGATATTGCGGCCTTGTTTTCTTTGCAAACGACGAGGCTAGTCACTCAAACAAAGACTTTTATTTGATAAAGGAAGTGAGAGGAAGAGAAGGGCGGTGGTGGTTTGTTGTTTGGTGGTCGGAGCACAAAGAATGAAGGCGACGAAAGTAGCATGTCAAGGAGCAAATGGAGTGAGAACTATTCGCTGTCTCACATAGTGAGAAGTTTCAATTTcagtaaaaaaaaataaaaaattcctcCATTGATGATGTGAACCcatcctctatttactaaatgaataggtgaaattccaacttttcccgcctaaaaatatttcttagaataattgttccgggtgtaattccagagcagttataagttaccacccgtggcttgtagaatgatgtcttgagttggatccctcgtctctatcgttcctctcggcctctcctgcaacaatgaacgaactgagggcttggctttgtgccaagcgtactcactccgacgctcaagtcagcaaacttagagggataagttgttattacttggctagggatgtattgtagagagataaggaagatattaccagataaatagtgattcttaggtcaatttatggatcctttcctcaatgaaggttgaggagtatttataggcttccaccttttgtcacgtagtggccaagtggccaagtggctagcaggtggaaagaccgttctaccctcgaccgatggacctatggcaggccggccgagggtcttggatatgagtacgcggatatgtgtccctacCTGGTGGTTGCCGGCCGAGACcccagtgacagccgatgggttgcatcggctagactgtctaagtcgttgactttgtttgtggatatccttgaccttgctcaatatgttgacttggtcgtcggtgcgaatatgccccatcaatttgccccagcgtagtctatgccgtggtatgggtatgggctccgatgtatccgagcgtatattctgcgaaagtaatttcgaaacttttttcagacggcttcttctatctcggcctggttcttattaggccgtaccatatatatcccccctccgcatggatgtgtaaagggcatccgatgtggaagagaaagtgacgctggccgagaccagggttgagagtgccggttgtttttgattgcccccaggccgGTGCTCCCTAGCATGGTTGATcacgtggccggcggagaacagatacctaggaatttgttgaggaagatgaaaaggcagagatatgaaggggcgtgttgaagacgcttgatcactgttgcattgattgacgtttgactgttgcgacgattgactttccatggttgcatgtctgacacgtatCTGTTAGCTGATTGGCtggcgcttcatgggctgttctctgattggtccttcttcatgggcttttccctataaatagggcagttattccgtgaaattggccaccaatttcattctccaaaattttcttctctctaaactttcaagggcttctttgtcttctaattttcagagttgttactccggcgagtgtttttcttcaaggtaaacaaacaaacttcctcacttcttattttgttaaataatcattgctatcatgtcttctgctgacgctgggactagcacttctgcaccggggggttccccgtcgcgtcttgatgaggaagAGAGGCCAGACGCCATCctgataaggtctgggggccctaggtctccttctcctgaagttgatcctcaaattttggaggaatgggaggatgacgatgatgatgcagacgattttggtgatgctgctgaaagggctcgtcctaataaggggaggcagtacgttatggatcacggcgacgcctgtaaggtccgccttgaccgtgcttggacccataagttcgctagttgttccggcgagaaatttttcgagggccatttttcctttggcaggggatataagattgttatccctgaggagggtcaggccgtctgttgccctccaccgggctacaccggcgtatacatgcggcacttagagtacgggctccggtttccgctgaatgagtacgttatggccatcattagggccatgaacgttgctgttgcccaactgcacccgttggctatgaggaccatagtcggctttgtctggctttgtctcttcaagggagaggccccaacggtgaatttattccgccggcttcatcatctccggCCATCAATCTCGgcgcgcgtcggatggtacaaagtgtgcaaacggagcggggttatgtctctgttgacaaacttacttcttgcaaggactggaaagatcggtgggtgtacgttaaggtgccggatgactatccgccgcccgCTCCTTTCaaagcaccaagttaatttgcggtgtgagactaaggcggagcacgacagatgggtcacccggaaaaaactcaagatggatgccagcaaggtccctcttaaagAGGAttagaagctggcgatgaggctctttgaggcggacaagagtggggtgccgaaaagatggattccccccaacgcagatcatcctccaggatgagccgctctgccatgtcggcctcataccggccctagcacagggtgagtggggtcggtgtgaggcccatcaccgctctcaatgttcctgtttctcgaactttgatttatttcttctacttaactcttgctttgtttccttcgcagaccactttggaccggacctgtctgtggatatcctccggagaatggggctgcacaaagataaaactgtTGCTAACTTACATCCCAAGGCTCTAACCCATGACCGcggggacgtcgccgaatgatctcatggatcggcGGTGAAgagcttgaatgtggtggaggcctgtgcgaaggttgttagtaacatgccgcgccacacgcgaaaaacaaagtcttcggcggcgatggcgtcgacatcagttccacctcccattccccctgttcagaaggcaacggtggagatcgttgatatcaccaatggggaggactctgatgaggaggggtctccccttgtccgtaagagaaagGGGACAGCCTCTACCATTGTCGTTGCTTAGCCGCCGGGCGAGGAAAcgcgtcctccggccaagaaggccaagcatggtatcGATCTATTCTCGTGGCTcgatttagccggttcattaggcgctgCTGATGACGGGCTCTCTGGCGTGTCTATGCATGTTGATACTAATGCTTTCGTTAAATTTTGCAGATCAGCCGCTGTCGGCCGTCGCTCTTAATGAGCAGCAAGTGGAGGAGAAACCCGCGCAGTGGTGATCATAACGTCaccattgactcttcatcccTAAGGCTTCCCCCTCCCGATTCGCAGGCGGTGATCGAAACGTCACCACCGACCCTTCATCCCTGAAGGCTTCCCCCTCCCGCCTTGTAGCGGAAAGCGCGAGGTTGATCGAGGAGTGGCGAGATGGAACGAGCCGACCGGTGCTCGTATTATAGAGAGcgagagaaggccgtggctcggtccgctcttgagcttaatgccactaagaaggtggccgcgaaggcgaggctggatctcctcaatgagcagaggcttaggggagatgccgagaaagcgctcttggccgagagaaaactcgggaggacgccgaaaaggaggtccttctttgagagagccaaggccgaggccgctgcggccgaagttgcaaagtctttggagaagtgtgaccttgttcgaggcacgccgacctttatttccagcagaggaatgaatttaggggcaaatttcagatccaggggaaggtgattcggagcaaggaggccattattagacaaaaggaggaggacattgagatgctccaaaccgtcatgctccctaacatgtgcaccGATTCCGGATCCGGCCGAAGAagcgccagggaagtgattgaggagctcttccctcttctttggttcctttccgtggggcaagTTTGACGATTTGTTTgacgataagctcgaagctaaggagaaagccgtggaggagaaggccaaggaggcggtgagggtgaagatagagaaagaggcggccgcggagagtgCGCCCTTCTTgccgagaaggctaaggcggccaaggaggaagccgagagggcaagGGCACCGAGGCCGCCGAGGCTAAGGCCGAGGCCGCTGAAGCCGAGGTCGCTAAGAACGCCGCCgggttgcccatcgaagaagaTCTCGCTACCGCGCGATGGCAAGCAAGAAAGGCATAGGGAGAGGCgatcgtcaccaggctcacccggcgtctcggatagcttcactgctcggggccaattattaagccttcccTCCTTGCcatttttggcgcttcaaatgatacctgtaatcttttgtttttcttttccttgtattttgtacaactttggtaggttgtgttttggcttatccttatggggacggccgtcgtctgtattctcctcacttgtaccttatcatttttaataagagttcgtttcttttgtcttcggcttggccgaggtctttacctcactttgagtttccttgcgctaatagttgagcgtatcaactgtacttagcgtcttcactttgcctctggcttggccgaggtcttttttcgtcttcgtctgagttgcCTTTTTGTTTCcacctcggcctggccgaggcagtctagagtgcgcaTCCCAACTGTGTTTAAACGCTTTTAAGGCGTTTTGATCGTTtctgcgagtatcaactgcaccGGCCGTAACTGCCGCGGCGTCTTCTTCCTgagggtgattgccgctcttgtcggtgtgacagtgtgagccagcGTCTGCTTATTGGTAATGacggccgctcttgtcggtgtgacagtgtgagctggcgtcttatttcttgatgacggccgtggcgtctaccacttggagtgactgcgacggcgtctacctcttggggtgactgccgtggcgtctactacttggggtgactgcgacggcgcttttgcgcttctttatggagactaccgctcttgtcggtgtgacaaagtgtgagtggcgtctatttcttgatgacggccgtggcgtctaccacttggaggagctgcgacggcgtcaaacctcttggggtgactgccgtggcgtctactacttggggtgactgcgacggcgcctgcttctttatggagactaccgctcttgtcggtgtgacagtgtgagccggcatcTGCTTATTGCTGGTGATTTATAGGGGAAAATGGAcactttgatggaagacttggacgatttttcattaggtataaacatgcgttggggtgcccacagctatcttggacacctccgccgctatataaAGTTctcccgagattaccagcgtcctaatggctcatcaaaggcacatcttcccagtcagccgctagttgcatccatgaggtcgccctcctgttgtaaggacggactttttcctttctctgacttctttgccactttgagggattgcatgttgcatcctctagcagctatctggacgttgaacacctcgtccttctcgtccttggagacgagcttatgcgcttccccccggtccgagacatacatcagtgttagggcccggatggaaatcacagcgtcggcctcgctcagagtgactcggcctatgagaacgttgtaggcggacgagccgtcaatgaccacgaactcggctaggacattcttagccgcattcccttcgccgaacatcataGGCGTCCCGATCGACCCGGTGGTACCGGCCGGCCCAGAGAGAAGTCTGTATAGTGGATTGGTGCGGGGGCTTAAGTCCCCGACTTtcggccgaggccgaggaagcactcccgaacatgatgttcgtgtaggcgctgtgtcaatcggcacctcttgaccaggtggttggatatgtccaaattgactacaagtgggtcgctgtgaggagcgatgactccttcgtagtcgttccttccaatagtcatatcggggatgttggaggcggggatcgctgtgttgggcacaaagttgatggcctgatatagctcgttcaggtgccgtttgtgcccatgagcggaccctccgttctcgttgcccccgatgacaacatagATCACTCTTAttcgttcgaagacggatttcttatctgaactgccggcgtcagtcttttggcttttggcaacgtacttgccgaggctccccttccggatcagctcttcaatggcattcttcagatgccggcagttgtcagtaaggtgaccggtgtggccgtggtactcacagtactggctcgtgtcaccgtctcccttcggcttggggggcctttcccacttctggccctcgcttttgctcagggcgaagacctcggcggccgatacgacaaggggggttttatcattataccgcctctggtggtacgtccccgaactccacccggcgcccgtcgagtcctgtttcctggcagatttatcagaccgtgacctattattgtcacggcgtctttcaccagaccgtgaccgattattgtcacggcgtccttcatccgggttgtcctcccggcggctcttcttttctgagggtttggcctcgctagggcctacccaggttttgtgatagtcctccactttaATGGCTTGATCAACCAATTGTCTGGCGGCGTCCAAGGTCAGGCCGCCGcatttgatgagctcgttttttaggtctccccttgggaggcctttcatcagcgcgaaggctgtcagttcgctgttcagctcacgaatttgctgaaccttggcgtcgaacctcttcacataacttcggagagactcgcctccctcctcgtcgatagtcgggaggtccgatgtctccacggccctcctcttgttgagAATCGGGCTAGGaacgcgtcctttaggtcggcgtaaaagataccgacccgtcgggtagccccttgtaccaactctgtgccatcccatgcagtgtcgttggaaagattcggcaccaaacctcatcaggttgctcccatactgacatttgagactcgtaagcctcgacgtggtcggtcgggtcaccttctcctttgtatgctataggtggtaacccgacttagtcggcaccggggtatctaggacgtaggcgccgaGGGGCCGTCGACCACATGTTGAACGACACGCgtcgatcggctcctcgcattcctagtccggcttctctcctcgtagcgagaaggacttctcctccgactctggtgagtcgggcttcttctccaactctgacgagttgggcttctttcgctcctccggggtgtgcctcgttcgtgccgcggcgacgctgtcttctcacgagtgcgagaacgacttaggtctaccacgaccactttgggctcctccggtgtcttgacagggtcagcttctcctaatgcttcgttcaagtttcttggggtcacgttttgggccctggtcccCTGGACGGTTTccaccgctcttgtcggcgtgacagtgtgagcggcgtactcccaattaggtccggGAGCATCTTGGTTTTTCTttgcgtcaaccacatgtcccatgatggtgacctggtcggtaGGCGTAAGCGTGAGTgtccggtattattggcatcccgtactcggtTGAATCGCTTGACCGGCGGAGGGTTGCACAACTCAGCATTTGTGgatgtatcatcttggtagaattcggtttcgtcgatCCACGAATgtctcttgttgtttcgacatcttcttggcttttggggtgggttttttgtgtgtgtatttttgtttgggaatgaatgtgactagcttctagtgtcttccccacagacggcgccaattgttccgggtgtaattccagagcagttataagttaccacccgtggcttgtagaatgatgtcttgagttggatccctcgtctctatcgttcctctcggcctctcctgcaacaatgaacgaaggcgagggcttggctttgtgcaagcgtactcactccgacgctcaagtcagcaaacttagagggataagttgttattacttggctagggatgtattgtagagagataaggaagatattaccagatgaatagtgattcttaggtcaatttatggatcctttcctcaatgaaggttgaggagtatttataggcttccaccttttgtcacgtagtggccaagtggccaagtggctagcaggtggaaagaccgttctaccctcggccgatggacctatggcaggccggccgagggtcttggatatgagtacgcggatatgtgttcGGGGTGGTTGCGGCCGAGACCCcgggtgacagg
The Silene latifolia isolate original U9 population chromosome 11, ASM4854445v1, whole genome shotgun sequence genome window above contains:
- the LOC141611643 gene encoding H/ACA ribonucleoprotein complex subunit 4, translating into MAEVDVSRSDKKKKSKSKQNDTADETVTAEIDTSTFDFLIKPSQITPPTDTSEWPILLKNYNRLNVRTGHYTPLPSGFSPLKRPLTEYIRYGVLNLDKPANPSSHEVVAWIKRILKVEKTGHSGTLDPKVTGNLIVCIERATRLVKSQQGAGKEYVCVARLHSGVPDVAKVARALETLTGAVFQRPPLISAVKRQLRIRTIYESKLLEYDADRHLVVFWISCEAGTYVRTLCVHLGLLLGVGGHMQELRRVRSGINGEKDNMVTMHDVMDAQWMYENYRDESYLRRVIMPLEVLLTSYKRLVVKDSAVNAICYGAKLMIPGLLRFENDVEVGEEVVLMTTKGEAIALGIAEMTTAVMATCDHGTVAKIKRVIMDRDTYPRKWGLGPKASMKKKLISEGKLDKHGKPNEKTPSEWARNMPLPTGGDAVVAKIAASADDAVKVDGEVAVEEKEKKHKRKLEEVDAVSPADAAKKVKVDEEVDVGSEKKDKKKKKKKEEAEEASPEVKSSSKKEKKKKDKEEKKSEASDEEKSEKKKKKKKSKDVENGDDAPVEAEEESRSEKKKDKKEKKKKKDKDGDEE